One Methylohalobius crimeensis 10Ki DNA segment encodes these proteins:
- a CDS encoding alanine/glycine:cation symporter family protein produces MQKIEALIATLSDWVWGPPMLILLVGTGLYLTMLLRGLQFRALPRAFALIFHRDLEHAGDISHFAALMTALAATVGIGNIVGVATAISLGGPGAVFWMWMTGLVGMATKYSEAVLAVKYREEGKHGMRGGPMYYLAKGAGLPWLGAAFAVFTALAAFGIGNMTQANSTAKILESTFRIAPLTTGLVLMVLTALVILGGVRSIGRFTSLLVPFMIVGYIAAAVVVMVLNAEEIPHALSLIVCHAFNPAAAGGGFAGATITTAMRYGVARGVFSNESGLGSAPIAAAAARTDDPVKQALVSMTQTFIDTLAVCTMTALVILTATPWTQGVSAGELTSASMAETLGRTGALLIAVATALFAYSTLIGWNYYGEKAVEYLFGPRSIRIYRIFFTAAVIVGATTPLEFVWNFSDLMNGMMAIPNLIGLLLLSKVIKGETDRYFRKKAIRKDRASAAH; encoded by the coding sequence ATGCAGAAAATCGAGGCGCTGATCGCTACGTTATCAGACTGGGTATGGGGGCCGCCCATGCTTATTTTATTGGTCGGGACCGGGCTCTATTTGACCATGCTCTTGCGCGGCCTGCAGTTCCGCGCCCTGCCTCGGGCATTCGCTTTGATTTTCCACAGGGATCTTGAGCACGCCGGGGACATCAGTCATTTCGCGGCATTGATGACGGCACTGGCGGCTACGGTAGGCATCGGCAACATCGTCGGCGTCGCGACCGCCATCAGCCTTGGCGGGCCCGGTGCCGTGTTCTGGATGTGGATGACGGGCCTGGTCGGTATGGCCACCAAATATTCCGAGGCGGTGCTGGCGGTCAAATACCGCGAGGAGGGCAAGCACGGCATGCGCGGCGGACCGATGTACTATCTGGCCAAGGGGGCCGGTTTGCCTTGGCTCGGCGCCGCGTTCGCCGTCTTCACCGCGTTGGCCGCCTTCGGCATCGGCAACATGACGCAGGCCAATTCCACCGCCAAGATACTGGAAAGCACCTTCCGCATTGCTCCCCTGACCACCGGACTGGTATTGATGGTGCTGACGGCTCTGGTGATTTTGGGCGGTGTTCGCTCCATCGGACGCTTCACCTCACTGCTGGTTCCGTTCATGATCGTCGGCTACATCGCCGCCGCAGTGGTCGTTATGGTACTCAATGCCGAGGAAATCCCCCATGCCCTGAGTCTGATTGTCTGCCACGCATTCAATCCGGCCGCGGCCGGTGGCGGCTTCGCCGGCGCCACGATCACCACCGCCATGCGTTATGGCGTCGCCCGCGGCGTGTTTTCCAACGAATCCGGGCTCGGTTCGGCCCCCATCGCGGCAGCGGCGGCGCGCACCGACGATCCGGTCAAGCAAGCGCTGGTGAGTATGACCCAGACCTTCATCGACACGCTGGCGGTATGCACCATGACGGCGTTGGTGATTCTCACCGCCACCCCATGGACGCAAGGCGTCAGTGCCGGAGAGTTGACCAGCGCCAGCATGGCGGAAACCTTGGGCAGAACCGGGGCACTTTTGATCGCTGTGGCCACGGCACTGTTCGCCTATTCCACCTTGATCGGCTGGAACTACTATGGCGAGAAGGCGGTGGAATACCTGTTCGGGCCCCGGTCGATCCGCATCTATCGAATCTTTTTTACTGCCGCCGTGATCGTTGGCGCCACCACCCCCCTGGAATTTGTCTGGAACTTCTCCGACTTGATGAACGGCATGATGGCCATTCCCAATCTAATAGGCCTCTTGTTGCTTTCAAAAGTCATCAAGGGAGAAACCGACCGTTACTTCCGCAAAAAGGCAATTCGAAAGGATCGAGCCTCCGCAGCGCATTGA
- a CDS encoding rhodanese-like domain-containing protein, giving the protein MDQQRDIDVNALASMRRNGRPHLVLDIREPQEVGICGLEDSLNIPMHEVPHHLASILRDRPVVVLCHHGIRSAMVTSFLQNQGFDNVWNLAGGIDAWARFIDETMPRY; this is encoded by the coding sequence ATGGATCAGCAGCGGGATATCGACGTAAACGCTTTGGCCAGCATGCGTCGAAACGGCCGGCCGCACCTCGTGCTTGACATTCGTGAACCGCAGGAAGTCGGGATCTGTGGACTTGAGGATAGCCTCAATATTCCCATGCACGAGGTGCCGCATCACCTGGCGTCAATTCTCCGCGATCGGCCGGTTGTGGTTCTCTGCCATCATGGAATCCGCAGCGCCATGGTGACGTCGTTTTTGCAAAACCAGGGATTCGACAACGTATGGAATCTGGCCGGCGGTATTGATGCCTGGGCTCGATTCATCGACGAAACGATGCCGCGCTATTAA